A single Bufo bufo chromosome 6, aBufBuf1.1, whole genome shotgun sequence DNA region contains:
- the LOC121004516 gene encoding zinc finger protein 300-like → MDDEQSIEDIPTDNRPETVAQSYRSFVNRQRTHTGEKPFTCSECGKSYRIKSSLVTHQRSHTGEKPYSCSDCGKRFTDKSNLVKHRRVHTGERPYPCSDCGKRFSMKSHLVKHHRSHTGEKPFACTDCGKCFTDKSHLSRHKRSHTGEKPFSCSQCEKRYKHKTEFVRHLRTHTGEKPFPCPECGKAFNQKSDLVTHQRIHTGEKPYLCSECGKQYGVKSHLLRHQKIHTREKSL, encoded by the exons ATGGATGACGAGCAGAGtatagaggacattcctacagataaccgcccag AGACTGTAGCTCAAAGTTACAGAAGTTTTGTTAACCGTCAAAGAACTCAcaccggggagaagccatttacatgttcagaatgtgggaaaagttacaggattaaatcaagtcttgttacacatcagaggagccacacaggagagaagccatattcctgctCAGACTGCGGGAAacgttttacagataaatcaaatcttgttaaacatcggagagttcacacaggagaaaGGCCATATCCGTGTTCTGATTGTGGAAAACGTTTTAGcatgaaatcacatcttgttaaacatcataggagtcacacaggggagaagccatttgcaTGTACAgattgtggaaaatgttttacagataaatcacatCTTAGCAGACATAAGAGGagccacacaggggagaagccgttttcatgttcacAATGTGAAAAACGTTATAAGCATAAAACAGAATTTGTTAgacatctgagaactcacacaggggagaaaccatttcCATGCCCAGAATGTGGGAAGGCTTTTAACCAGAAATCCGATCTTGTTacgcatcagagaattcacacaggggagaagccatatttgtgttcagaatgtgggaaacaaTATGGTGTTAAATCACATCTTCTtagacatcagaaaattcacacaagGGAGAAGTCATTATGA